The genomic region CTCGAACTGCGCGTTGAGGTGGGCGGCGAGCGCTTCGCGATCGGCCATGAGGCGGTCGACCAGCGCGTCGGTTGCCGTCGGCTCCGGCCGAGCGGCCGCGCCGGGCACGAAGAGCGGTTCGAGCGGATAGGCAAGATCTTCGCAGAGCGCCGCGACTTTGGGATCGTACGGAATCGCGAGAAACGGCACGCCGTAGCGCGCGGCCAGGATCAGCGCGTGCAAGCGCATCCCGATCACGACTTTGGCGCGACGGATGATATTGGCGGCGTGGGGAAGCGGCGACTCCGGCAAGAGGACGGGCGCGCTCTTGCACTTGCGGATGATCTGCGTCGAGACTTCGGCGTCGCCCGCGCCGCCGAGCGGTAGGAAGGCGACGCGCGCTCCGTAGCGTTCGCTCAAACGATCGAGCGCGCGCGCGACCACGTCGACGCCGTCTTTAAAACCGGGCGCGCGCCGCACGCTGACGATCACGAGCGGATCGCTGTCGGGACCGATACCCTCGCGCGAAAGATCGACCGCCTCGTCGGGCGCGTCGTAGAGAAACACGGGATCGGCCGTTCGCTCGACCTGCGTGCCCGGCAGCAGCGAGGCCAACAACGCCTGCGAGCGCGCGTCGCGAACCGTCGCGCGCGCCACGCCTTTGCACCATTCGCGCACGATCGTCTTTCCCCAAAAATCGAGCGGCCCGATCGACTGTGCGAAGATCATCGTCGGGCTTTTGCTGCGCACCGCGGAGCGAACGACGCCCGCGTAATAGAGTAAGCTGCGCAGGCTGGTCGCGTTCTGCAAGAGTCCTCCGCCGCCCGAGAGCACGACGTCGGCGCGCGCGATCGCCTCGCGAACGGCGCCCACGTCCATTCGTGACGTCGCCTCGACGCGCAGATCGTGCGCGGTGGTCTCGGGCTGCGCCGAAAGCACCTCGATTTGAGCGTAGGGATAGCGCGTGCGCAATTGCCCGACGATCACTTCGAGAAGCGCGTCGTCGCCGAGGTTTCCGAACCCGTAGTAGCCACTAAGAAGAAATCGCACGCTCGGACCCGTTCGCAGCCACGCGGCGCAAAACGACGCGGTAGATTGCGATGGCGATCGCTCCGATGACGATGCCGATCACCAAGCCGTTGGCGATGCGCAAGAGCGAGATGAGAATCGGCGTGTGAAGGTGCGAGAACGTATCGATAATATCGCCCAAACCAACGCCGATGCCGAGCGCCAGCAAGAGCCCCACGGCGCGACGATGGGCGACCGTCAGCGCGGGGAGCAGCATCAATAACGGGAAGCCGACGACGAACTCTTTGAAGCGCGGACGCACGCTCAGAAGTTCCGTCAAGTGATGGCGCAAGGCGAGTTCGAAGTTCGACGGCGCGATATCGCTCTGGTTGCCGCTACGCATCAGCACCAACCCGCCGACGGCGATCACGATGACCGCGAGAATCAATTGATAGATCCGGACCGGCGAAGCGAACGCCCCTTTCGGATCCTCGATGCGCGAGTTGAATCGGTCGGTGAGGATATACAGAAACAGCGCGATCAGCGGCGGCGCAACGAGCACGGCCTTGACGCCGCGGAACCGCTCGACTTCTTCCATCACGAGCGGCGAACTCATGATGCCGATCACGACGAGCGCGCCCAGCAGCGCCACGCCGGTCGCAACCAGCGTCCACTTCAGGCCGCGCACGAGTTGCGCGCCGTAGTTCGGCGCCGGTTCTTCGTAAAATGCGCGCGAGAGTGCGGTGAACGCGGCGGTTGCAAAAAGCAGCGCTCCCACGAGCGCGATGATGCTGCGTCCGAGCAGATCGTGGTGCGTCACGTAGCCGCCGAGATAGATCAGGATCGTCAAACCGTACGCCGCGATCGCGTACGAGGGCCGGTACCAGCCGTACCATCCGAGCAGCACGATAAAGAGCGACGGAATCGCGAGCGAGGCGAGCCCGACGAGGATCGCATTGTTGCCGCGATAGAGCGGAATGGGGGCCGCACGCCCGAGTTTGAATCCGTGCGAACGCAGGTCGTCCGCGATCTGGCGGACCATCTCGATGTTGCTCTTCTCGATCGAGAGCCCGTTGTATTGATGCACGTACGGACGCAGGTAGACCACACGCACGTTACGCTCGCGCACCCCGAGTTCGTACCGTGCGACGATCTGGGGCAGCAGCAGCTTGTCTTGTTCGGTCTTGCTGATCGCCTCGACGCGAACCGTGTGCCCGGGGATGAGCTTCGCTAACTCGTCGTTGCCTTTTTGCACCTGGAGCGGATCGTAGGTTTCGATCTCGCCAAAGCTCATCGTTTTGTGCGTTTTGAAAAGATCGGCCGTATCTTTCACGTGGTCGGGGAAGCCGAGCACCTGATTGCGCAGGCCGAAGAAAATCACGGTCGAGATGCGATTGCCCGCGTGGAGATCGCCGAATATCGTTTGGATCTGCGGTGCCGCGAATCGCTCGTCGTTCTGAAAGCGCGGAATGACGAGATAGTCGAGCCGCTTGGCCAGTGCCAGTTGATCGACCGGAATACCGAGCGAGGTCGAGCCGAAGTAGTCGATTTGGGTGCGCAGCCCGATCACGTAGGGCAACGAGGCGTGCAACACGTGAATGCCGGAGCGTTCGAAGTGCAGCGGCAGCTGCGCCAGGTAACGGTCGAACGTCGGCTTATCGTAGACCAGCAGATAGACGGCATCCGGACGGATCCGCTTGGCCGCTACGAGCGCGCGCAGCGTCGGCTCGCCGATGGGCGAGAGCCGCGCGTTGTTGAGCAGTTGAACGCCCGAGGTCACGTAGGCATTCGGCGTGGTGCCGACGCTGCTCCCAAGCTCCTCGGTGAGCGCGAGCGACGTGAGGCCGGCGCGCCGCAATTCGACGAGAAAGGCGGTCGGATCGTAGTTGTACGATCGCGCGAGCCCGGTAAAATCGTTGTAATCCATCGCCAACTCGACGCGCCGGGTCGCCTGTTCGATGCGAACGCGTTCGTAGGCGACGACGAGGGAAGCGAGCAGAGCGACGATCAGGATCAACGCGGCAAAGCGCGTGCGCGGTTGGACAAAATTCACGAGGCCGTCCATTCGCGCAAAAAACAGGAAGGCCCGCCGTAGGCGAGCCCTCTCTGTCGTCGCGTATGCGGTTGCCCGCATACCGGGTGTGGGCGACGTCTTGTGTGTTTCCCTCGCAACGCATTGCCCACAATGAATGCGCGCGGGTCTCGTAAGCCTGTTTTTTATCCCGGGGACGACGCTTCCCTCTGCCAACGTCGGCGTCCTAGCAAAATGTTAACAAAAGTTCGCACAAAACGCGAGTGCCGTTGTCCTTCGACAAGCCCGTCCTTCGACAGGCTCGTCCTTCGACAAGCTCCGTCCTTCGACAAGCTCAGGATGACAAGGGGGTTACTCGCTCTTTTTGACAAGGGGGGACTACTCGCTCTTTTTGTCATCCTGAGCTTGTCGAAGGACGGGAGCTTGTCGAAGGACGAGGACGGGGTCGCTCCAGCGTGGCGGGCGTTTTTCGACGAAGGCGCCCATGCCCTCTTGGGCGTCGGCCTCAAGTGCGTTGCACGTCATCACGTCCTTGGCGTACGCGTAGGCTTCGGACTGCGGGAGGTCGATCTGCCGGTAAAAGGCCGCTTTCCCGATCCCGACGATCGCCCGGCTGGCCTCGGCGACTTTGGCGGCGAGTGCCAGCGTTTCGGCACGCAACTCCGCGGGGGCGACGACGCGATTCACGAGCCCCCACTCGGCCGCCGTCTGCGCGTCCACGAACTCCCCGGTTAAAAGCATCTCGAGGGCTCGCTTGCGCCCGACCGAGCGAGTCAGCGCCACCATCGGCGTGGTGCAGAACAGGCCGATGCGCACGCCGGGGGTGGCGAAGCGCGCCTCGGTTGAAGCGACGGCCAAATCGCAGGTCGCCACGAGCTGGCAGCCCGCGGCCGTCGCCACCGTCGCGACCTCGGCGATGACCGGCTGGGGGATCCCCTGAATCGTCTCCATCAACTCGACGCACGTATCGAAGATCTCGGCGTATGCCCGCTCGTCGCGCCCCAACAGTTCGCGCAGGTCGTGTCCGGCGCTAAAGGCCGGCCCTTCGCCGCGCAGGATCGCGACCGCGCACGAACGGTCCGCGCCGACCGCTTGGAACGCTGCGATAAGTTCGCGCATGAGTTCGAGCGAAAGCGCGTTGCGCTTTTGCGGACGCGCCATCGTCACCGTCGCGATCTCGCCGTGCATCTCGACGCGAATGAATTCGAATTCGCGAATCACGCTCGTACCTCGATGGGAAAAATTTGGGCGATGACGGGCTCGAACCGCCGACATCCTGCTTGTAAGGCAGGCGCTCTCCCAGCTGAGCTAATCGCCCCCGCGAGGTAGGTTGTCGCCCGCCTACCGCGCACCCTTTACCGCCGCCGCGCTAGGCGCCCGGGACGATCCCCGCGATTTGCTTCTGCAGTAGATCGATCGCCGCTTGCAATTGAGCGTCGTACGCGGGCTCGCCCAAGCGAGCGTTCTTGTTTTCGGTAACGGCGACGTCGGGCGGAATGCCCTTGAGGTTGATGTCGCGATTCTTCGGCGTGAAGTAGCGCGCCGTGGTGATCTTGATGCCGGCGCCGTCGGGCAGCGGCGTGAGCGTTTGCACGACGCCCTTGCCGAAGGTCTTCTCGCCCACGAGTTGCGCGATTCCGTCGTCTTGCAGCGCGCCGGCGGTGATCTCCGAGGCCGACGCCGTGTAGCGATTGACCAGCACCGTCATTGGTTTGCGCGCGATCGCGGTGTTATCGGACTCGATGGTGGTCGTCTTGCCGCCTTCGAGAACGCTTACGATCGGATCGTTGTTAATGAAGCGCGCGCTGATATCGAGCGCGGTGTTGACGTATCCGCCGCCGTCGTTGCGCAGATCGAGCACGTAGGCTTTGGAGCCGCCCGCCTGCAGGCGATTGAGCGCGAGATTGAACTCGTCGGTGGTCTGCTGGCCGAACGCGAGCACCCAAATGTAGCCGATATTATTTGCGAGCATCTTGTAGATGACGGTCGGCGGCTGCACGTCGGCGCGCGTGATCGTGATCGGTGCGCTGAGCGCCTTGCCGTCGCGTTCGACGGCGATGCTGACGTTCGTACCCGGCTTGCCGCGCAGAACCTTGGTGGCATCTTCGCTCTTCATGCCCTTGGTCGACTTGCCGTCGATGCTCGTAAAGAGATCGCCGGCTTTCACACCCGCGCGCTCCGCGGGCGTACCGGGGACGACGTAATAGGCGCTGATATAGCCGGTCGGAGATTCGGCCGCTTGAATCAACACGCCGATGCCCGAGATCTTCTGCGGATCGAGCGCGTCGTTGAACTGCTTGAGCTGATCGGGCGTGAAGAACATCGTGTAGCGATCGCCGAGCGATTTGGCCATGCCGTCGATCGCGGCGTAGGTTGCGACGCTATCCGATACGTGCGATTTGGCCACCGCTCGCGAGACGGCCGACGAAATCGCCGCGACGTTCGATTCGGTATCGGAAGCGCGCAGCGCCGGCAGCGTGCCGCCGCCGTGTTTACTCAGCAGAGCATCGAGCGAGGTTCGCGCGCCATCGAGGACTTTCTGCGGATCCACCTTGGAATAAAACGTGGTGGTCAAGAGCGTGTAGCTCTCGTGCAGATCGATGCTGGAAGCCGCGGGCAGTTGCGCCGCCGCGGCTCCGGGGCCGCAGAGGGTAGCGAGCAAAGCGCCGATGAGCGCCAGCCGGCCCAGGGACTTGATCATCAAAAACTCCTCGAGGTGTTTCGTTCGTACTTTGAAAGCTTACCGGCCGGCTCGATCAAAAGTCTTCAGAGAGGGATGAGAAAGCGGCTGGAAGTTCATTCGCCGGCTACCTTATTCCCCATTTCATCCAGAACGAACGCCGCGTAAAGAACCTGCAACGCTTCGGAGCGAGGAAGCGGTTATCGCCAACGTGCAGACGACTTTACTTCAGGACCGTACCGAGCTGATCGTGACCGGCATGACCTGCGCCTCGTGCGTAGCTCACGTTGCCGGAGCGCTCGAGCGGGTCCCCGGCGTGACCGAGGCCGCGGTCAATTTGGCCTCGGAGCGAGCGAGCGTGGCTCACGACCCGCAGATCGGGCCGCGCGAACTGGTGGCGGCGATCGAGTCGGCGGGCTACCGGGCGGCCCCGTTGGCAGCGGACGCCGCTCCCGACGCGGACGCCGTACGTCGCGACGCCGAACTCGCGCGCAAGCGGCGCCTGCTCGTACTGGCGCTCGCGCTCTTCGTGCCCACCCTCGTCGTCGGGATGCTGTTGCCGCCGTTTGCGGGTCGCGAGTGGCTCCTCTTCGCCCTCACGACGCCGGTGTGGCTCGTCGTCGGCTCGGCCTTCCATCGCGGCGCTCTCGCCGCGCTGCGTCACGGGACGAGCACCATGGACACGCTGGTCTCGCTCGGCTCGACGGCCGCGTACCTGTATTCCGTCTACGCCATGCTCGCGGGCAAAGCGACGTATTTCGAGACGGCGAGCGCGATCGTCACGCTAGTTTTCGTCGGCAAATATTTGGAGGCGCTCGCGCGCGGCCGCAGTAATCGCGCGATTCGCGCGCTGCTCGATCTGCGGCCGCTGACGGCGCGCGTCCGCGACGAAGATGGGAGTCTTCGCGAGATCGGCGTCGATCGAGTCCGCGTCGGCGACCTGCTCGTCGTTCCGGCCGGCGAGCGCGTTCCGATCGACGGCATCGTCTCCGACGGGACGAGCGCGATCGACGCGTCGATGCTTACCGGCGAACCGTTGCCGGTGGACGTGAGCGAGGGCGACGCCGTGGCGCAAGGCACGCTCAATGGCGACGGTACGCTCGACGTGCGCGCGACCGCCGTCGGAACCGGCACGCAACTCGCGCATATCATCGCGATCGTGCAGCGCGCGCAGGGAACGACGCCGCCCGTGCAGCGACTCGCCGATCGCATCGCCGGAATCTTCGTGCCGGTCATCTTGGCGATCGCCGCGATCACGTTTCTTGGTTGGCTCGTTACCGGACACGTTTGGATCGCGGCTTTGATCGCCGCGGTCGCCGTGCTCGTCGTCGCCTGCCCGTGCGCGCTTGGCCTAGCGACGCCGACGGCGGTGATGGTTGCGATGGGTACGGCCGCCAAACGCGGTCTGCTCGTTAAAGATGCGGCCACGCTCGAACGAATGGGCGACGTCACCACGATCGTCTTCGATAAAACCGGAACGCTGACGCGCGGTAAGCCGTCGGTGCTGGCGATTCATCCCAGCGCCGGCCTCGATGAGCCGGCGGTGATGCAGGTTGCCGCCGCACTCGAAGCCACTTCGACGCATCCGCTCGCACGCGCGATCGTGGCATACGCGCAGGAGCACGATCTCGAAATCGCGCCCGTACGCGAGGCATTCAACAGCCGCGGTCGCGGCGTTCGCGGGCTGCTCGATGGTAAGCCGGTACTCGCCGGCAACGCGGCGTTCGCGGCCGAGCACGGGATCGCGCTTCCAGCAATCGACGCGGCGGATGGCACGATCGTTTACGTCGCGCGCGACGGAGCGTGCGTGGGTGCGATCGTGCTCGGTGATCCGCTGCGCGACGACGCACCGGCCGCGATCGACGCCCTGCGCGCGCGCGGGTTCGCTCTCGCCATCGTCAGCGGCGACGCCGAAGCACCGACACGCGCCGTCGCCGAACGTCTGCATATCGAACGCTGGCACGCACAGATGCTGCCCGAAGCCAAGGCGCAGTTCGTCGAACGGCTGCAGGCAAACGGCGAACGCGTTGCGTTCGTGGGCGACGGCATCAACGACGCGCCGGCTCTCGTAACGGCAAGCGTCGGCGTCGCCATGGGCGGCGGCGCGGACGTCGCGCTCGAGAGCGCCGGCGCCGCGATCGTTTCAAACGAACCCGCCGCGCTACTGCGCGGCATCACGCTCGCGCGCGCGACCAAACGCACGATCGCGCAAAATCTGTTCTGGGCGTTTGCCTACAACGTCGTACTCGTTCCGCTCGCCGCATTCGGCATCGTCCACCCAATGCTCGCCGCCGCCGCCATGGGCGCCTCAAGCATCTTCGTCGTAGGCAACTCCCTCCTACTCCCCCGCCGCTCCGTATTGTCACCCTGAGCCTGTCGAAGGGCGACGCGGGTATCGCGCTCGTGCTTCGACAAGCTCAGCATGACAAAACGTAGAGCGCGCGCATGCGACGACGAGCTCAGCAGCGGAAACGCGGCCTTGTCACCCTGAGCCTGTCGAAGGGCGGTGCGGTAAACCTTTTGGCTTTCCAGTCTACTTGCGCGACGCCGTTAGCGTTAGGACCGTTAGGCCGGCGATGACGAGGAACATTCCGGCGGCTTCGATGAGCGTGGGTACTTCGCCGAGTTGGATCCAGGCGGCGAGGATACCGAGCAGCGGATTCGCGAGGGTCCCCATACTCGCGTCGCGCGCCGGCAGCTTCGCCAGCACGTAGATCCATAATACGTATGCAAGCGCAGTAGCCGCGAAGATATTGTAGGCGAGTGCTCCGACGTACGCCGGCGCCCAGTGCGTCGCGTGGCCCGGTACGATCGACGCGACGATGACGAGCGCTGCGCCGCCTGCGAACATTTGCCACGTCGTCATCGAGAGCAGATCCACATCTCGTTCGCGCTGCTGTAATCGCTTGGCGATGATCGTTCCGATCGCCCACGAAATGCCGGCGGCGAGGGCGAGCGCGTCGCCGAAAATGGAGCGCCCGGCATGTACGAAATCGAAGATGCACAGAATGCCGAGCATCGCGAGTCCGACCGCGACGAGCTGCGCCGCGCGCAGTCGTTCGCCTAAAATCGGCCACGCCAGCAGCGCGACCCACAGCGGCATCGAGTATGCGAGAACTGAGATCTTGCCTACTCCCGCGGTAACGATCGCCCAGGTTACGAGCCCGAGAAAGCCGGTGGTTTGAAAGAGGCCGAGCCACAGGTAGGGCCACGGAAATTGCGGACGCAGGCTGCGGCGTAAAGCCATCATCACTACAAAGAGTACGAGCGATCCGCCAAACGCGCGCGCCGCTGCGAATTGAAACGGCGGCGCGTAGGCGACCGCGATCTTCATGACGACCCAGTTATATCCCCAGATGACCGCCAGAGCCGACAGCGCCAGCATCGCCAACCGCCGCGTGGAGAGACCCGTACTCATGTTCGTGCCCACGTCACGCTATATCGCAAAAACAAAAAGGCCCCCTTTCGGGGACCTTTTCATGGATCTCGATAGATCGCTTAGCCAACGATGGCGTTGAGGATGCCGTTGCCTCCGAGAAATACACCCAAGAGACTGCTTAGCGGGATGCCGCTATTTAACAAGACGTTTGCGAGGCTTCCGGCTGAGCCGCCGGAGCCGCCCGTCGCGTTGCTGATCGCATTTTGCACGACGATGCCCGAGACGATATTCTGAAGGATGTTCACGAGCTGGTTGTTACTGTTGAAGATTTGAGCGACCTGTGACGATTGTTGGTCGCTAACCGTAAATGGCTCGTACGCAACGGCGCTCGCCGAGGGCAGCATACCGATGCCCAGACGCGCTTTTTGCGC from Candidatus Baltobacteraceae bacterium harbors:
- the csaB gene encoding polysaccharide pyruvyl transferase CsaB; this translates as MRFLLSGYYGFGNLGDDALLEVIVGQLRTRYPYAQIEVLSAQPETTAHDLRVEATSRMDVGAVREAIARADVVLSGGGGLLQNATSLRSLLYYAGVVRSAVRSKSPTMIFAQSIGPLDFWGKTIVREWCKGVARATVRDARSQALLASLLPGTQVERTADPVFLYDAPDEAVDLSREGIGPDSDPLVIVSVRRAPGFKDGVDVVARALDRLSERYGARVAFLPLGGAGDAEVSTQIIRKCKSAPVLLPESPLPHAANIIRRAKVVIGMRLHALILAARYGVPFLAIPYDPKVAALCEDLAYPLEPLFVPGAAARPEPTATDALVDRLMADREALAAHLNAQFEHVRALAARNFEVLDDVVGERRPSR
- a CDS encoding DUF5693 family protein; translation: MNFVQPRTRFAALILIVALLASLVVAYERVRIEQATRRVELAMDYNDFTGLARSYNYDPTAFLVELRRAGLTSLALTEELGSSVGTTPNAYVTSGVQLLNNARLSPIGEPTLRALVAAKRIRPDAVYLLVYDKPTFDRYLAQLPLHFERSGIHVLHASLPYVIGLRTQIDYFGSTSLGIPVDQLALAKRLDYLVIPRFQNDERFAAPQIQTIFGDLHAGNRISTVIFFGLRNQVLGFPDHVKDTADLFKTHKTMSFGEIETYDPLQVQKGNDELAKLIPGHTVRVEAISKTEQDKLLLPQIVARYELGVRERNVRVVYLRPYVHQYNGLSIEKSNIEMVRQIADDLRSHGFKLGRAAPIPLYRGNNAILVGLASLAIPSLFIVLLGWYGWYRPSYAIAAYGLTILIYLGGYVTHHDLLGRSIIALVGALLFATAAFTALSRAFYEEPAPNYGAQLVRGLKWTLVATGVALLGALVVIGIMSSPLVMEEVERFRGVKAVLVAPPLIALFLYILTDRFNSRIEDPKGAFASPVRIYQLILAVIVIAVGGLVLMRSGNQSDIAPSNFELALRHHLTELLSVRPRFKEFVVGFPLLMLLPALTVAHRRAVGLLLALGIGVGLGDIIDTFSHLHTPILISLLRIANGLVIGIVIGAIAIAIYRVVLRRVAANGSERAISS
- a CDS encoding enoyl-CoA hydratase, with protein sequence MIREFEFIRVEMHGEIATVTMARPQKRNALSLELMRELIAAFQAVGADRSCAVAILRGEGPAFSAGHDLRELLGRDERAYAEIFDTCVELMETIQGIPQPVIAEVATVATAAGCQLVATCDLAVASTEARFATPGVRIGLFCTTPMVALTRSVGRKRALEMLLTGEFVDAQTAAEWGLVNRVVAPAELRAETLALAAKVAEASRAIVGIGKAAFYRQIDLPQSEAYAYAKDVMTCNALEADAQEGMGAFVEKRPPRWSDPVLVLRQAPVLRQAQDDKKSE
- a CDS encoding S41 family peptidase, which produces MIKSLGRLALIGALLATLCGPGAAAAQLPAASSIDLHESYTLLTTTFYSKVDPQKVLDGARTSLDALLSKHGGGTLPALRASDTESNVAAISSAVSRAVAKSHVSDSVATYAAIDGMAKSLGDRYTMFFTPDQLKQFNDALDPQKISGIGVLIQAAESPTGYISAYYVVPGTPAERAGVKAGDLFTSIDGKSTKGMKSEDATKVLRGKPGTNVSIAVERDGKALSAPITITRADVQPPTVIYKMLANNIGYIWVLAFGQQTTDEFNLALNRLQAGGSKAYVLDLRNDGGGYVNTALDISARFINNDPIVSVLEGGKTTTIESDNTAIARKPMTVLVNRYTASASEITAGALQDDGIAQLVGEKTFGKGVVQTLTPLPDGAGIKITTARYFTPKNRDINLKGIPPDVAVTENKNARLGEPAYDAQLQAAIDLLQKQIAGIVPGA
- a CDS encoding heavy metal translocating P-type ATPase — translated: MQTTLLQDRTELIVTGMTCASCVAHVAGALERVPGVTEAAVNLASERASVAHDPQIGPRELVAAIESAGYRAAPLAADAAPDADAVRRDAELARKRRLLVLALALFVPTLVVGMLLPPFAGREWLLFALTTPVWLVVGSAFHRGALAALRHGTSTMDTLVSLGSTAAYLYSVYAMLAGKATYFETASAIVTLVFVGKYLEALARGRSNRAIRALLDLRPLTARVRDEDGSLREIGVDRVRVGDLLVVPAGERVPIDGIVSDGTSAIDASMLTGEPLPVDVSEGDAVAQGTLNGDGTLDVRATAVGTGTQLAHIIAIVQRAQGTTPPVQRLADRIAGIFVPVILAIAAITFLGWLVTGHVWIAALIAAVAVLVVACPCALGLATPTAVMVAMGTAAKRGLLVKDAATLERMGDVTTIVFDKTGTLTRGKPSVLAIHPSAGLDEPAVMQVAAALEATSTHPLARAIVAYAQEHDLEIAPVREAFNSRGRGVRGLLDGKPVLAGNAAFAAEHGIALPAIDAADGTIVYVARDGACVGAIVLGDPLRDDAPAAIDALRARGFALAIVSGDAEAPTRAVAERLHIERWHAQMLPEAKAQFVERLQANGERVAFVGDGINDAPALVTASVGVAMGGGADVALESAGAAIVSNEPAALLRGITLARATKRTIAQNLFWAFAYNVVLVPLAAFGIVHPMLAAAAMGASSIFVVGNSLLLPRRSVLSP
- a CDS encoding EamA family transporter codes for the protein MSTGLSTRRLAMLALSALAVIWGYNWVVMKIAVAYAPPFQFAAARAFGGSLVLFVVMMALRRSLRPQFPWPYLWLGLFQTTGFLGLVTWAIVTAGVGKISVLAYSMPLWVALLAWPILGERLRAAQLVAVGLAMLGILCIFDFVHAGRSIFGDALALAAGISWAIGTIIAKRLQQRERDVDLLSMTTWQMFAGGAALVIVASIVPGHATHWAPAYVGALAYNIFAATALAYVLWIYVLAKLPARDASMGTLANPLLGILAAWIQLGEVPTLIEAAGMFLVIAGLTVLTLTASRK